The genome window TGTCACCCACATGGTCATAGTCGTCGTTGCAATGAGGACTTATCGTGTTAAGAGTTGCAGTCGTATCGTAATCGTTGTTTGTCGTGATGCTATTAATCTGACATGATCCCTTAGCATGTTCATAGTTTCCCTTGCGGCCAAGCTTCAGTTTATTGTATACATTGTCATGGGTTATACCACGAGATGTTGCGGCTTCGTCAGTGGTGCAATCATAATCAATGCAGTCGACTCTGACGTTTCCTCGCGGTTCCTCTGCCGGTCCATCAATTGAGTGGTAATTGTTCTCATCAAGAATGTCTGTCCCATGATCCTCTGATCTGTTGTAATTGTCGATTTGTTCGATCACTGACTCGGTTTGTTTTTCAAGTTCAAAGTGGTTAGGGTTAACCACTGATTTATGGACTCTTTCTACATTTGACGCTGCATTTGGCAACATGTCGTCATGCTTATCATCCTTCCTATCAGGGGCTCTATCCTTCAAACGGGCAGGAATAATTCCTCTGAAAATATTGTACTTTTTTGTAGATTATTTGTATGTTCAGCCGTTTGTGTACTTGACCATATCAGATATGGTTTAGTACACAAACGGCTGAACAtacaaataatttacaaaaaaaaacagtttacgTAGGAAATAAGTTTTATATTAGCTTAAAGTAGTATTTTGTCATGCATTTAATTAACAGTaaaaacacatcattttaaaatgtcaattgttttttaatgttatttatctcATATACATACTTTGTTCGACATTTAACATACAAATAatgttcttacataattaaattcattattaataaattatgttatagtATATGAGCATCAATCAATATAAATGCAATCATTTCTATTCTAGTCTTGGcttatttgcaaaataatctCGTTTTCATATGCCATTTATATTTCAAGTTATCTGTGTTTACCGTCTTCGACGCATCACTACGGCAAAACCTATTCCTACTACAACTAGTTCCCCAACCAACACGCCGATGCCTGCCATTAAAGCCGGTGATTTTTCTGAATAGAAcaataaaagaaatataataataCTTCTACGATTTCACTTAACGTAAACGTTATTaatcaacaaacaattattttgaaaagatTTGATCGTTTCAACAAACCCTTGACAATGTAAACGTAGCCTACATTTTGATCATTTTGATGAAATGCTTGAAATGTACCGATAAGGTCTACGCTTAATCAAGAAAAGGACACTATGTTCTTCGAATCGTTAAAAAACATTACCATATATGGACATTCACTATACACACGATCCAGTGATGTACATTTACCTTATATGTAATAGATCTGATCAATTCCAATAAAAGTCATTATACGGTTCCTGCTCAAAACACTTTCAACCAAAAAGTTGTCGGTCatctgttatttattaattttatttagggTTTCACTCGGACGTATTCAATTGTGCGTTTATTATGTTTGGTAACATATATATATCATCAGTTATTAATTTGTTTGGAAGTATGTActgatattaatttaataaagtaaGTCTTAATGAAGAAAAAGAAGTGTAACCTGTGAAACACAGTGCCTGTTTTTCTCCATAAGCCTCTTTTCACTTCCTTGTTAGAAAGCATATTCGGCCCCCGAATATTGCATGGTTCCTGAAATAGAATTACTTGGAATGGTAGTTTCATCGTATAAAATGTAAAAAGGTAATACTCATCAGTTAAAGggaattgtttttaatatttgcaaAGTCAAACAAGTGTAATTATGAATGTTTATACAGGAGTGTGTTTTGGGGTAATGCTATAGCTCTTGGATCTTTGAATAGTACCacataaatattttgatatttaaaaaggACTGCTTTCACAGTTTGTACTTTGAAGTTCCTCTTATTTCATATTAATTTTATCCCTAATTAAGGACttatgttattgtatatgtaaCAACATACCGAACGATTTCATGCCTGCCTTATTAAACAAGGTGGCGGCTCGAACTACCCCTGTCCAGTGTCCATGCTGTTGTTGACCTTCATTTAACCCAGATGCGACAATACTTGAGATGTAAGCTTGATACAGGTTTTTCTTTAAGCAATTAATATTTCCTTCTATCCAAGTGTtgctccaattttttttttaatttaatttgtcattattatttatatgttgtgttgtctgtgtacgtttgtttggttctcatttgttttcaacaaaccttatgaaaataaatatcgttattgtaaatgtttaaagcaagtcccggtTTTCGATATCATaaacgagaattacttcgatattttAAATGACACGTACAACGATTGCTTTGACAGAAGACACGTGCTTATATGAAGTTTGTGTTTTGAATACATAGGATATTGGATTTTCGGTGCTTGTTTGGGTAATATAACAAAGACGCAGTCTTCGGTTTTCTttaggccttttgtactgaccccCCCACCCTACACCCCAcaaaatgtcacccatcgggaaaagtgaacacagcggacaggcgtttttgtacacggtgcctgtactgcaCTCCTTAactgtgaaataaatttacatgTCCATAACTCAAACAAATGTACTGATTATGTTGCAGAACGTTCATGTAGCGATAAACAATCATCATCTAATCAGCCTGCGTGGTAGCACACCATTTTAAGTACATGCATCAGCATGTGTTCTAATGACGCGTGAAATAGAACTCTGCACATAGATCAATAAATAATctgtatattttttgttataacagCTGTACGACTAGACAGTCCCTATATGAAATGTACGTACAGCTTGCCTATTGGCTATTTTTActgggccgtacgactagccactgtctTTAATAATATGCTCAggtattaaaatataattgtaaatcaATTAGGGTCTTCTTTATTTGAACACTAGTGATCAGTCCAAATTTACTGGATATGACCACTAGAGCTATTTCTGGAATACATATCGGTTGATAATATAACAAAACAACTATCTTAAAGAAATTTGAGTTTTAAACATCGGTGATAGGATATCTTCATTATTGCACGTATTTTAACAAGACCTTTAACTGGATTTACGCTGACGTGTTGTGCTTTAAATAAGTCGACCAATGTCATTATTAAGTCAGAAATTTGTGCTGTACCTTTCATTGGTACTAATGGTTCCCAGTGGTGGGTTTCTGTTAAATTGTATGGATCTCTCGGGAAATAGACTAGAATCCGTTGCCTTTCACGCTGAAGGATGCGACTGTGCGCGTAGGTTTTCCTCTCACGAAAAGTGCCAATAGTATTCTCTATCTTAGAACTAACGAACCGTTTAAGATAAATAACGACAGACTTATTTGTACTGACAAATACAGTAAGCATGTGTTCGTTGAAATATGCCAACGTTTAATTTTCCATAGAAGTGAAAGTGTCCATTGTCCTTCTTATTAACAAATACAAACCGTTTAAGTTATGATtgtgtttccaatttaataaCAATACGTTTCAAATAAGTGTGTCATCATCTCACTCTAATAGCTGTGTTATATTCATCTTATTTGTGTCATATGAGCTATTGCAGTATTAGTAAATTAAATGACTTATAATAAACACTATAttttttgataaattatataaTGCATTACGATATTCATACATTATTTTAGTAGGACCACATCAGCCAGTGTCTCACACCACAACCAAACCCTTAAGGACAACATCCTATAAACCCACGCCCCAAACCACGACTTCTCCTTAGACCACTCGCCTAGCGGTGATGACAATGTCAATGTGCGACTACTTGTGTTCCATTAAGATGGTCGGGCAGTGTGCTCTTGCTCTAAACCAATAATACCTAGCCGTAGAAAATCTCGACCAATCCCAATAATAACCGGCCGTCGAAAAGCTCGACCAATTATGCCAGGCCGTCGAAACGCTCGACCAATCTTAGCCGACCATCAAACGACAGGctgaatattgttttattctaAAGATTATAATTATGTGTAGTTGTGCAATATATATTAAGACTTGCTTTGTATTTTTGTTAGTGGAAACTTTCAGAAGCttatgtttttatcaaaattaaagtgtgcataatatataaagatatgtaataatattgttgtttgggaaaataaatatctttaaagaCATATTTGTGCGTGACATGTATCAAACCTGCTTCACTGATGTGCACTTCGTGTTGCAAATCCTATTTATAACGATGATAAGTATTACGTGTGGGtccatattttaatgttatttcaacTAGGCAGCAGGTTTCTTCTCGTAAACAACactaacaaaaataaacacatttgttgtatGCTTTTTTGATAGTGTAAAGAGCAGTATTAGTGAATTTAAACTGATATTGgcctgtttcaaacagtgaaaataacagtgaacattatcgataatttttattgtttgacaggaactatttttaaatatatttgattttccCTTTGTGACCCCTAATGTTACCAAGGGCGATTACTctgcatttaatgtttataaatacgaTAACACACAAAGTACTTTATGACATATACACGCAATTATCGAATATAGACTCATAGCACCGAGTTAACGGCTCCATTCTGTTAATGGATATAAAGTAACTTATACTCATTGTATGCAGGATTTATGGCGAATGCAATTAACAATAAAAGTATATTACTTTTATCGCAGTTTTTGGGGGCCAAGTTGTAAATAAAACACAGAAATAGCAGAGAAGAAAATATATTAGTCTAAGAATCGGTTTAATTCGATTTCAGTCTTTCATTTCTGAACGCAAATACCTATAGTCAGAGACGGTTCTATGTTCTCTGTTCTCTATACGTATTCGGAGGTTCAAGTAAAAACTACATTACAGagcaattaaatgcattttagtGCACGTCCATGTATGCAAACACTGTTTGTAGtgttaaaacatgacatttaaaaaaatacaattctttGTTGAATACATCTTAGTGTAGATAAAAACGTGTGATTACGAATCAGTATACTGAAGACCAAACTCCATAAGAAATCAAACCAAATAGAAATGCTGTTCTTCGTGAATCAAACCATTCTTGTTCTTTAGGAATCAAGCCAAATAGAGTTGTTGTTCTTCAGGAATCACACACAATAATAAAATTGTCGGTAGTAGGGAATCGAACTAAACAAAGTAAGTCATTTGATCGTGTGATGTTACACACACATGTATTGCGAAATAGTCTAAAATAATAATCTATATTATTACCTTTCCGGTATAGGGGCAGAAACAAGAGCATGGTACTCACATATTTGTCAGaagaattaacaaaatattcattgaTAAAGGACCATTTAAAATGTGCTTTTTGAAACAATAGTTTGGAAACACTTTTTTGTAAGCCCAAACTTATTAACAAATAAAGTAAGATAAACAAAAAGACAATAAAAGACAGGTTGTACGAATGCCTGTAAACACATTTAATACAGTATGGTATTCACATATCTCGCTAAACAGTTCTTGTTGATATATAACTAAGATATTAGATATAGCCTTTGTTCAGCTAATGGACGTTTATACCACACTGAACAATTACACAATGATAAGCATAACACGTGTCCTGTTTACTACGCCCTATAGTTTACAACAAAATATGTTCTTCATATATTTTTGAATTAAAGAtgtattctttttattttcatatatatataaatatatatatatttcaaaaattgaaataattgaaatatgattactttaattataaaaaataaagcgCTAAAAAGTACTTTGAAATGAACGACATAAGCAAACACTTAAAAACTAAAGTATCTAAAAAATGAAGTTTTGTATAGTGTTATCCCTCAAATTTAATAGTCATATTCGCAGAAATAcgtttattaaattatgaaacgaCAGAAAACTGGGTAATACTATACATATGTTGGTAGTTAAAATGCATATGGTGTTGATTACATAATATAAAGTCAtgtgatattgttaatttttataGTTTGCTACTTGTGGTGCCAAAAAATAGTTCAAAGTGTTACTGTGACGACGGGCTTGCATTTTAGAGAGTTAAGGCGTAATTTGCTGATATGGGTAACTATTCTTCACATATTGTCTTAGTAGTACCACAACTTCAAAAATGATTAGTAAGCCTTCAAACATTCCAAAATGCAATACAGATCAAACAACCGTATTCGAAATTAAATAAAAGCCCATGTTTGTCAAACTTCTTATTTTATACATGTTAatgcaaatgttaacatttgttgATGAAACTACTGG of Dreissena polymorpha isolate Duluth1 chromosome 15, UMN_Dpol_1.0, whole genome shotgun sequence contains these proteins:
- the LOC127859922 gene encoding uncharacterized protein LOC127859922 — translated: MAGIGVLVGELVVVGIGFAVVMRRRRGIIPARLKDRAPDRKDDKHDDMLPNAASNVERVHKSVVNPNHFELEKQTESVIEQIDNYNRSEDHGTDILDENNYHSIDGPAEEPRGNVRVDCIDYDCTTDEAATSRGITHDNVYNKLKLGRKGNYEHAKGSCQINSITTNNDYDTTATLNTISPHCNDDYDHVGDMGHAHSLSSSDDDYSSAVKCAAHARGSAAELDKHDDGHGLNPFVKV